The following proteins are co-located in the Callithrix jacchus isolate 240 chromosome 10, calJac240_pri, whole genome shotgun sequence genome:
- the TMPRSS5 gene encoding LOW QUALITY PROTEIN: transmembrane protease serine 5 (The sequence of the model RefSeq protein was modified relative to this genomic sequence to represent the inferred CDS: inserted 1 base in 1 codon), translating into MTGWGQWRVIILHSLDPPWVXPHIIDVPQAGCWCSLRRGCAVPGVLGLLAGVGVGSWLLVLYLWPAASQPISGTLQDEEILLSCSEASSEEALLPALPKTVSFRVSSKDFLLEVQVRDWPRWLLVCHEGWSPALGLQICWSLGHLRLTHHKGVNLSDITLNSSKEFAQLSPRLGGFLEEAWQPRNNCTSGQVVSLRCSECGARPLASRIVGGQAVAPGRWPWQVIVALGFRHTCGGSVLAPHWVVTAAHCMHSFRLSRLSSWRVHAGLVSHSVVRSHQGAAVERIISHPLYSAQNHDYDIALLRLRTPLNFSDTVGAVCLPAKEQHFPKGSQCWVSGWGHTDPSHTYSSDMLQDTVVPLLSTQLCNSSCMYSGALTARMLCAGYLDGRADACQGDSGGPLVCPDGDTWRLVGVVSWGRGCAEPNHPGVYAKVAEFLDWIHDTAKDSLL; encoded by the exons ATGACAGGGTGGGGACAGTGGAGGGTAATCATCCTACATTCCCTGGATCCTCCTTGGG AGCCCCACATAATTGATG TTCCTCAGGCGGGGTGCTGGTGCTCCTTGCGACGTGGCTGTGCAGTGCCGGGAGTCCTGGGACTGTTGGCTGGTGTGGGTGTCGGCTCGTGGCTCCTAG TGCTGTATCTGTGGCCGGCTGCCTCTCAGCCCATTTCTGGGACCTTGCAAGATGAGGAGATACTTTTGAGCTGCTCAGAGGCGAGCAGTGAGGAAGCTCTGCTCCCTGCACTTCCCAAAACAG TATCTTTCAGAGTAAGCAGCAAAGACTTTTTGCTGGAAGTGCAAGTGAGGGATTGGCCGCGCTGGCTCCTGGTCTGCCATGAGGGCTGGAGCCCCGCTCTGGGGCTGCAGATCTGTTGGAGCCTTGGGCATCTCAG ACTCACTCACCACAAGGGAGTGAACCTGTCTGACATCACCCTCAACAGCTCCAAGGAGTTTGCTCAGCTCTCTCCTAGActgggaggcttcctggaggaggcatgGCAGCCCAG GAACAACTGCACTTCTGGTCAAGTtgtttccctcagatgctctg AGTGTGGAGCAAGGCCCCTGGCTTCCCGGATAGTTGGTGGGCAGGCTGTGGCTCCTGGGCGCTGGCCGTGGCAGGTCATCGTGGCTCTGGGCTTCCGGCACACGTGCGGGGGCTCTGTGCTAGCGCCACACTGGGTGGTGACTGCTGCACATTGTATGCACAG TTTCAGGCTATCCCGCCTGTCCAGCTGGCGGGTTCATGCAGGGCTGGTCAGCCACAGTGTAGTCAGGTCCCACCAGGGGGCTGCGGTGGAGAGGATTATTTCACACCCACTCTACAGTGCCCAGAATCATGACTACGACATCGCCCTCTTGCGGCTCCGGACCCCTCTCAACTTCTCAG ACACCGTGGGCGCTGTGTGCCTGCCAGCCAAGGAGCAGCATTTTCCGAAGGGCTCGCAGTGCTGGGTGTCTGGCTGGGGCCACACCGACCCCAGCCATA CTTACAGCTCGGATATGCTTCAGGACACAGTGGTGCCCCTGCTCAGCACTCAGCTCTGCAACAGCTCTTGCATGTACAGTGGAGCCCTCACAGCCCGCATGCTTTGTGCTGGCTATCTGGATGGAAGGGCCGATGCATGCCAG GGGGATAGCGGAGGCCCCTTGGTGTGCCCAGATGGGGACACATGGCGCCTGGTGGGGGTGGTCAGCTGGGGTCGTGGCTGCGCAGAGCCCAATCACCCAGGTGTCTACGCCAAGGTAGCTGAGTTTCTGGACTGGATCCATGACACTGCTAAG GACTCCCTCCTCTGA